In one uncultured Devosia sp. genomic region, the following are encoded:
- a CDS encoding extracellular solute-binding protein encodes MKRLKGLATLGIVAALLTTTAAHAQTEVRFARFFGACEADFGTNVDPALPSNECGVITTLTNIFNAENPDIRVVPEIVEWGPYYEQLAGRIATGDVPDISVMHGDMLINFVNRGLIEPLDAALEEAGIDVDDIAEGPRENVTVEGQIYALPQDFVTWLWHTNSGLMAEAGLGEVNAPVYPTSADELLAQARQFKEATGKPYLALTMDPTSAARTLYTMMLQNGTPLFPESTKVIDLHSEAAKSAITLMKTLIDEELMVIQPDWSTAFTEFSGGSSGNMLGGTWQIGDLVRLSEQTGGQLDGYVAHPFPTVFGEPAVWTASHSWVMLKGGAATPEKRAASLKFLKFLFDNNIHWARTGHLPMRTSLMTSPEFTSMPYRLDFASVPPIAQHIPKEVLQQRIIMPFIGEELLAIFQGQKSIDDGIAAAEERVNTYLARLR; translated from the coding sequence ATGAAGCGACTAAAAGGGCTAGCCACGCTCGGCATCGTTGCCGCGCTCCTGACTACCACGGCAGCGCATGCTCAGACAGAAGTTCGGTTCGCCCGCTTCTTCGGTGCCTGCGAGGCAGACTTCGGCACCAACGTGGATCCGGCATTGCCGTCCAATGAGTGCGGTGTGATCACCACGCTCACCAACATCTTCAACGCGGAGAACCCCGACATTCGGGTCGTGCCCGAGATCGTCGAATGGGGCCCCTATTACGAGCAACTCGCAGGCCGCATCGCGACGGGCGACGTGCCCGACATCTCGGTGATGCATGGTGACATGCTCATCAACTTCGTGAACCGAGGCCTGATCGAGCCGCTCGATGCTGCGCTTGAGGAGGCCGGCATCGACGTCGACGACATCGCCGAAGGACCCCGTGAAAACGTAACTGTCGAAGGTCAGATCTACGCACTGCCGCAGGACTTCGTTACCTGGTTGTGGCACACGAACTCCGGCCTGATGGCTGAAGCCGGTCTGGGAGAGGTTAATGCGCCCGTCTATCCGACTTCGGCCGACGAACTGCTCGCCCAGGCCCGCCAGTTCAAGGAAGCTACCGGCAAGCCCTACCTGGCACTGACGATGGACCCGACGAGCGCAGCACGCACGCTCTACACGATGATGTTGCAAAACGGCACGCCGCTCTTCCCGGAATCCACGAAGGTCATCGATCTGCATTCGGAGGCCGCAAAATCTGCGATCACGCTGATGAAGACGCTGATCGACGAGGAGTTGATGGTCATTCAGCCCGATTGGTCTACCGCCTTCACAGAATTCTCGGGCGGCTCTTCCGGGAACATGCTTGGCGGCACGTGGCAGATAGGCGATCTTGTTCGTCTGAGCGAACAGACCGGCGGTCAGTTGGACGGGTACGTCGCCCATCCATTCCCTACCGTCTTTGGGGAGCCAGCAGTGTGGACCGCGAGCCACTCTTGGGTGATGCTCAAGGGTGGTGCCGCCACGCCTGAAAAGCGAGCGGCATCGCTGAAGTTCCTTAAGTTCCTGTTCGACAATAACATCCATTGGGCTCGCACTGGTCACCTGCCCATGCGGACGTCTTTGATGACCAGCCCGGAGTTCACTTCTATGCCGTACCGGCTGGACTTTGCTTCCGTGCCACCGATCGCCCAGCACATCCCCAAGGAAGTCCTGCAGCAGCGCATCATCATGCCATTCATCGGTGAAGAGCTGCTGGCCATTTTCCAAGGCCAGAAATCCATCGACGACGGCATCGCCGCCGCCGAGGAACGCGTGAACACCTACTTGGCTCGCCTTCGCTAG
- a CDS encoding alpha-L-arabinofuranosidase C-terminal domain-containing protein yields MTKASVIVDKDFVLSDLDRRIFGQFAEHMGRCIYGGLYEPTHPTADEHGFRQDVMELVKELGVTIVRYPGGNMLSGYNWEDGVGPKEDRPRRLELSRFVTETNQMGTDDFIDWCRKTGIEPMLATNVASRDLNGAWGHVEYCNIPGGTTMSDKRRANGYEEPHNVKFWCIGNEPDGFWQIAQKSAKEYGRIVAEAAKIIKWIDHEIEVAASASSNRNMPHYGDWERTILEDAFDYIDYLAPHTYFKNDPDTMEFFANIELMDAYIKETVAMCDAVAGQRRSSKRIMLSFDEWNIAARWKPEDKKAKPGEWPDVMPIIEDVYTVEDALLIGGTMQTLINNGDRVKVACFAQLVNVIAPIMTEDGGPAWRQTIFWPLALASKYGHGKILRQNVSSEKTATKTWAEMPYLVSTVLHDDATGQTVIFALNRNLEESMELSVALKGLGKDRKVTATHEIANADLKATNTKDNPDNIQPGTIGSVTIGGETVNATLKPASWNVIVIN; encoded by the coding sequence ATGACTAAAGCCAGCGTCATCGTGGACAAGGACTTCGTCCTTTCTGATCTCGACCGGCGAATTTTCGGCCAGTTCGCCGAGCATATGGGCCGCTGCATCTATGGCGGCCTGTACGAGCCCACCCATCCCACGGCCGATGAGCACGGTTTCCGGCAGGACGTGATGGAGCTCGTCAAAGAGCTGGGCGTGACCATCGTCCGATATCCCGGCGGCAACATGCTGTCCGGATACAACTGGGAAGACGGTGTCGGCCCCAAGGAGGACCGCCCACGGCGCCTGGAACTGTCACGTTTCGTGACGGAGACCAACCAGATGGGCACGGACGACTTCATCGACTGGTGCCGCAAGACCGGCATCGAGCCGATGCTGGCAACTAATGTCGCGTCTCGAGACCTCAACGGTGCCTGGGGCCACGTCGAATATTGCAACATCCCTGGCGGCACGACCATGAGCGACAAGCGGCGCGCCAATGGCTACGAAGAGCCGCACAACGTCAAGTTCTGGTGCATCGGCAACGAGCCGGACGGCTTCTGGCAGATCGCCCAGAAGAGTGCCAAGGAATACGGCCGGATCGTCGCCGAGGCCGCCAAGATCATCAAGTGGATCGACCACGAGATCGAAGTCGCAGCGTCCGCTTCCTCGAACCGCAACATGCCACATTACGGCGATTGGGAGCGTACGATCTTGGAGGATGCGTTCGACTATATCGACTACTTGGCACCTCACACCTATTTCAAGAACGACCCGGACACGATGGAGTTCTTCGCGAACATCGAACTGATGGACGCGTACATCAAGGAGACGGTCGCCATGTGCGACGCCGTCGCCGGCCAGCGCCGTTCCTCCAAACGTATCATGCTGTCGTTCGACGAATGGAACATCGCCGCGCGCTGGAAGCCGGAGGACAAGAAGGCCAAGCCAGGAGAATGGCCCGATGTCATGCCCATCATCGAGGACGTCTATACGGTCGAGGACGCCCTGCTGATCGGCGGGACCATGCAGACGTTGATCAACAATGGGGACCGCGTGAAGGTTGCCTGTTTCGCCCAGCTGGTCAATGTCATCGCGCCGATCATGACGGAAGATGGCGGTCCCGCTTGGCGGCAGACCATCTTCTGGCCGCTCGCCTTGGCAAGCAAGTACGGCCACGGGAAGATTCTCAGACAGAACGTCTCGTCCGAGAAGACCGCCACCAAGACCTGGGCGGAGATGCCCTACCTTGTCTCGACCGTGCTGCATGACGACGCGACTGGCCAGACGGTGATCTTCGCACTCAACCGCAATCTCGAGGAGTCGATGGAGCTTTCAGTTGCGCTCAAGGGATTGGGCAAAGACCGCAAGGTCACCGCCACCCACGAAATCGCCAACGCCGATCTCAAAGCCACGAACACCAAGGACAATCCGGACAACATCCAGCCCGGCACCATCGGGTCAGTCACCATCGGCGGCGAGACCGTCAATGCCACTCTGAAGCCGGCGTCCTGGAACGTCATTGTCATTAACTGA
- a CDS encoding alpha-L-arabinofuranosidase C-terminal domain-containing protein, producing MVKASVTVSADFVLSDIDRRIFGNFIEQMGRQVLGGIYEPGHPTADDKGFRHDVIDLVKELGVTIVRYPGGNILSGYNWKDGIGPREERPRTLCLSRFTIETHQVGTNEFIDWCKLADVEPMLAINLESQGFDSAREYVEYCNHKGGSQWSDLRIEHGYTEPHKVQVWCLGNEPDGHWQIAAHSAETYARIATETAKAIKWIDPNTQLTLAPSAARSMPYYGEWERIALEDAFDYVDFIAPHMYFKDDHKDTSEYLAWADQMNGYIKEMVAMCDAVAGKKRSQKRIMLSFDEWNIGARWPIEEKRAVPGEWPERITILEEAYTVEDALLIGGAMQALLNNADRVKVACFAQLVNCIAPIMTVDNGPAWRQTIFWPLSLASKYGHGQVLQQVVDSPSYAAKTWHDVPYLLSTVINDPETGRTTIIAANRHLTEAMDLTVMLKGLGEGRHVSHTHELANDDLKAVNSAESPDNIVPGEVGTVALKGEELTAQLKPASWNVIVIDR from the coding sequence ATGGTCAAAGCATCCGTAACCGTCAGTGCCGACTTCGTACTGTCAGACATCGACCGGCGCATTTTCGGCAACTTCATCGAGCAGATGGGCCGGCAGGTCCTTGGCGGCATCTATGAGCCCGGCCATCCGACAGCCGATGATAAGGGCTTCCGCCACGACGTCATCGATCTGGTCAAGGAGCTGGGCGTCACCATCGTGCGCTACCCCGGTGGCAACATCCTGTCTGGATACAACTGGAAGGACGGCATTGGTCCGCGCGAGGAACGGCCCCGTACCCTATGTCTGTCAAGGTTCACCATCGAGACGCATCAGGTCGGCACCAACGAATTCATCGATTGGTGCAAGCTCGCCGATGTCGAGCCGATGCTGGCAATCAACCTAGAATCCCAGGGCTTCGACAGCGCCCGCGAGTATGTTGAATACTGCAACCACAAGGGCGGAAGCCAGTGGAGCGACCTGCGCATCGAGCACGGCTATACCGAGCCTCATAAGGTGCAGGTTTGGTGCTTGGGTAACGAGCCAGATGGTCATTGGCAGATCGCGGCCCATTCGGCCGAGACATACGCACGGATCGCCACCGAGACGGCCAAGGCCATAAAGTGGATCGATCCGAACACGCAGCTGACCCTGGCTCCCTCGGCCGCTCGCAGCATGCCCTACTATGGCGAATGGGAACGCATCGCCCTGGAAGACGCCTTCGACTACGTCGATTTCATTGCCCCCCACATGTATTTCAAGGACGATCACAAGGATACGTCGGAATATCTGGCCTGGGCCGACCAGATGAACGGCTACATCAAGGAAATGGTGGCCATGTGCGACGCCGTCGCCGGCAAGAAGCGCAGCCAGAAGCGCATCATGCTGTCGTTCGACGAATGGAACATCGGTGCTCGCTGGCCGATCGAAGAAAAGCGTGCGGTTCCTGGCGAATGGCCGGAGCGCATCACGATCCTCGAAGAGGCTTATACGGTCGAGGACGCCTTGTTGATTGGCGGTGCCATGCAGGCACTTCTCAACAACGCAGATCGCGTCAAGGTCGCGTGCTTCGCTCAATTGGTGAACTGCATTGCGCCGATCATGACCGTGGACAATGGCCCGGCCTGGCGCCAGACCATCTTCTGGCCCCTGTCCCTCGCGAGCAAGTACGGCCATGGCCAGGTACTGCAGCAGGTCGTCGACAGCCCCAGTTATGCTGCGAAGACCTGGCACGACGTGCCTTATCTGCTGTCCACTGTGATCAACGACCCGGAGACGGGCCGAACGACCATCATCGCGGCCAATCGTCATCTGACCGAGGCGATGGACCTGACCGTCATGCTCAAGGGGTTGGGAGAAGGGCGCCATGTGAGCCACACCCACGAGCTGGCCAACGACGACCTGAAAGCCGTCAACTCGGCCGAGTCCCCGGACAATATCGTGCCAGGAGAAGTCGGTACCGTCGCACTCAAGGGCGAGGAGCTGACAGCGCAGCTCAAGCCGGCATCCTGGAACGTCATCGTCATCGACCGATAG
- a CDS encoding aldo/keto reductase: MQYRRLGKTGLQVSELSLGSWVTFGKQVDQAEAMAIMEHAYDAGINFFDNAEGYESGRSEELMGDALAEFRWDRDSYIVSSKVFWGGRKPTQRGLSRKHVTEACHAALRRLKVDYLDLYFCHRPDPDTPIEETVWAMHNLVTQGKILYWGTSEWNAQQITEAWGVARGLGITPPAMEQPQYNLFERQKVEGDYLPLYELTGLGTTIWSPLASGVLTGKYSDGIPGGSRLNLSGYEWLRAEWESDAGKAKLEKVRQLSSLAGEIGMPVHHLALLWCLSNPHVSTVILGASKKSQLVDNLAALKSRDRFSSDVAERVEAIFDNKPAGPLRY; the protein is encoded by the coding sequence ATGCAATATCGACGTCTTGGAAAGACCGGACTGCAGGTCAGTGAGCTTTCGCTTGGCTCCTGGGTGACGTTCGGCAAGCAGGTGGATCAGGCTGAAGCCATGGCCATCATGGAACACGCCTATGATGCTGGTATCAATTTCTTCGACAATGCCGAAGGGTACGAAAGCGGTCGATCAGAAGAGCTGATGGGCGATGCGCTTGCCGAGTTCCGATGGGACCGTGACAGTTACATAGTCTCATCGAAAGTGTTTTGGGGCGGGCGGAAGCCAACCCAACGTGGTCTAAGCCGCAAACATGTCACCGAAGCCTGCCATGCCGCGCTCCGGCGTCTCAAGGTCGACTATCTCGACCTCTATTTCTGCCACAGGCCAGATCCTGACACACCGATCGAAGAAACTGTTTGGGCGATGCACAACCTGGTGACCCAGGGCAAGATTCTTTACTGGGGCACCTCCGAATGGAATGCGCAGCAGATAACCGAGGCTTGGGGTGTAGCGCGAGGCTTGGGCATCACTCCACCGGCGATGGAACAGCCACAGTACAACCTTTTCGAACGCCAAAAGGTGGAGGGAGACTATCTTCCGCTCTATGAGTTGACGGGACTTGGCACGACGATCTGGTCTCCGCTTGCCTCAGGTGTCCTGACTGGCAAGTATAGCGACGGAATTCCTGGAGGGAGCCGTCTCAACCTTTCGGGCTATGAGTGGCTGCGAGCGGAATGGGAAAGTGACGCTGGCAAGGCTAAGCTCGAGAAGGTTCGGCAACTATCCAGTTTAGCCGGTGAGATTGGCATGCCTGTCCATCATCTCGCACTGCTGTGGTGTCTCTCCAACCCGCATGTCTCGACTGTCATTCTCGGCGCCTCAAAGAAAAGTCAGCTGGTAGATAATCTAGCTGCACTGAAATCCCGAGATCGCTTTTCGTCTGATGTGGCAGAGCGGGTTGAGGCAATCTTTGACAACAAGCCGGCTGGCCCTTTGCGTTACTAG
- a CDS encoding TetR/AcrR family transcriptional regulator, translated as MRDSYHHGELKSALIEAAASIIRESGIEGFSLRQAARRAGVSPSAPSHHFGTAKGLLTEVALNGYETLATYLNQVELSDDLAEDMSAITTRYVQFALDHPGLFRLMFRNDLVDRKDKRYDEASGKAFMGFASLASRFRQERKILDLEDREVLFSLWTAIHGMAHLVLEEKASVLFKTTDSRDFMEKRLPGMLRAFWAQR; from the coding sequence ATGCGCGATAGCTACCATCACGGCGAACTTAAGTCGGCCCTTATAGAAGCTGCAGCCTCTATCATCCGCGAATCTGGCATCGAAGGCTTCTCTTTGCGGCAGGCCGCCCGACGTGCTGGGGTTTCACCGAGTGCGCCGTCGCATCATTTTGGGACTGCCAAAGGGCTACTCACTGAAGTCGCGCTGAACGGCTACGAAACTCTGGCCACGTATCTAAACCAAGTCGAGCTCAGTGATGATCTCGCCGAGGATATGTCAGCTATCACTACTCGCTACGTCCAGTTCGCGTTGGATCATCCAGGGCTCTTCAGACTAATGTTTCGAAATGACTTAGTAGACCGAAAAGACAAGCGATACGACGAAGCCAGCGGCAAGGCGTTCATGGGTTTCGCGTCCCTTGCAAGCCGGTTCCGACAAGAACGGAAAATCTTGGATTTGGAAGATCGCGAGGTCTTGTTTTCTCTTTGGACGGCTATCCATGGAATGGCGCATCTGGTCCTCGAGGAAAAGGCTTCCGTTCTGTTCAAGACCACAGATTCGCGCGACTTTATGGAGAAGCGGTTACCTGGAATGCTTCGCGCTTTCTGGGCACAGCGTTAA